One window of bacterium genomic DNA carries:
- a CDS encoding uracil-DNA glycosylase family protein: MEAVAHDCSACPLAGKRGRVCVAGYFPQQAWSGLCFVSEYPWKDEARAGQPFVGSPGRLLWAICKTLGIEQHSTLVLNAISCFAGEWPEGDAAKKKEKAAAWAACRPRLVAALESWKPKVIVALGGEAIRSLLADNTATIGGYRGTVNRYAGGIG, translated from the coding sequence ATGGAAGCCGTAGCGCATGACTGCAGTGCTTGTCCGCTCGCAGGGAAGCGTGGTCGCGTCTGCGTGGCAGGCTACTTCCCGCAGCAGGCGTGGTCGGGCTTGTGCTTCGTGAGCGAATACCCGTGGAAGGATGAAGCACGAGCTGGGCAGCCTTTCGTCGGTTCACCGGGGCGTCTCCTGTGGGCCATCTGCAAGACGCTCGGCATCGAGCAGCACTCGACGCTCGTTTTGAACGCCATCTCGTGCTTCGCGGGCGAGTGGCCCGAAGGTGATGCCGCGAAGAAGAAAGAAAAAGCGGCAGCGTGGGCAGCGTGTCGGCCGCGTCTTGTCGCCGCGCTCGAGAGCTGGAAGCCCAAGGTCATCGTCGCCCTCGGCGGCGAGGCCATCCGAAGTCTGCTTGCGGACAACACCGCCACCATCGGCGGCTACCGGGGCACGGTGAACCGCTACGCTGGCGGCATCGGTG